In Cycloclasticus sp., a single genomic region encodes these proteins:
- a CDS encoding putative DNA-binding domain-containing protein, whose translation MQQDKLPSFIQTQHEFTQYIRDPKKSPRPTDIEERRINIYRDLLFTNISNVLSDGFPVLKEISSEQRWEEMCRDFYSQHSSHSPYFSEIPQEFIQYLQTERLNNPNASSDFPFLLELAHYEWVELVVSIAEDEKQTTPITTPLTQALTVSSTALALAYSYPVHTISPENLPTEAPKQPTYLVVYRNADNRASFLEITPITHALLVALTDNTERTTELILSKLADDLQHPDPSVIIDGGLTILNDFISRGIVISAS comes from the coding sequence ATGCAACAGGATAAGCTCCCTTCTTTTATCCAAACCCAGCACGAATTCACCCAGTACATTCGCGATCCTAAAAAATCGCCAAGACCAACGGATATAGAAGAACGGCGTATAAATATATACCGCGACCTTCTCTTCACTAATATTTCAAATGTACTGAGTGATGGATTTCCTGTATTAAAAGAAATTTCTTCTGAACAACGCTGGGAAGAAATGTGTCGAGATTTTTATTCTCAGCATTCGAGCCACAGCCCGTATTTCTCCGAGATTCCACAAGAGTTTATCCAATATTTACAGACCGAACGCTTAAACAACCCTAACGCCAGTAGTGACTTCCCATTTCTCCTTGAACTGGCCCACTATGAATGGGTTGAGCTAGTCGTTTCAATCGCTGAAGATGAGAAGCAAACCACGCCCATCACAACCCCTTTAACTCAAGCTCTAACGGTTAGCTCCACAGCATTAGCACTGGCCTATAGCTACCCGGTGCATACTATATCTCCAGAGAATTTGCCTACTGAGGCACCTAAACAACCGACCTATCTCGTTGTTTACCGAAATGCCGATAATAGAGCCTCTTTTCTAGAAATCACGCCAATCACCCATGCATTACTTGTCGCTTTAACAGACAACACGGAGCGAACGACTGAGCTAATACTGTCTAAACTAGCTGACGACCTGCAGCACCCCGACCCCAGTGTGATTATTGACGGCGGCTTAACCATTCTCAATGACTTTATCAGTCGTGGGATTGTCATTTCTGCTAGCTAA
- a CDS encoding DUF692 domain-containing protein: protein MTSTFPVHGAGLGLRRAFIGPLSERPPSSVDFYEIVPENWIRIGGSYGKKLRALTEQFPFVSHGLSLSIGSPDPLDIEFIREVSAFQKRHQLKIYTEHLTYCSDGGHMYDLMPIPFTEEAVDYVANRIIQVQDIMGEQIAIENASYYAAPGKEMEEIDFINAVIKKADCKLLLDINNIYVNSVNHKYNAEEFLKQLPGDRISYAHIAGHYNEAEDIIIDSHGAKVIDPVWQLLDTAYEHFGVLPTLLERDFNIPPLADLLEEVDLIHQAQSHHASTQKHATG, encoded by the coding sequence ATGACTAGCACCTTTCCCGTTCATGGTGCCGGTCTCGGATTAAGGCGGGCCTTTATTGGCCCGCTATCTGAGCGGCCACCCAGCAGTGTTGATTTCTATGAAATCGTGCCAGAAAACTGGATTCGTATTGGCGGCAGCTACGGCAAAAAATTACGTGCATTAACAGAACAATTCCCCTTTGTCTCGCACGGCTTATCCCTCAGTATTGGTAGCCCAGACCCATTAGATATCGAGTTTATACGTGAGGTCAGCGCGTTTCAAAAACGCCACCAACTCAAAATTTATACTGAACACCTAACGTACTGCAGTGATGGAGGCCATATGTATGACCTAATGCCCATCCCGTTTACCGAAGAAGCCGTTGATTACGTGGCCAATAGAATCATCCAAGTACAAGATATTATGGGTGAGCAGATCGCAATAGAAAACGCTTCGTACTACGCCGCGCCGGGCAAAGAAATGGAAGAAATAGATTTCATTAATGCCGTTATCAAAAAAGCGGATTGCAAACTCCTCCTCGACATTAACAATATTTACGTGAACAGCGTGAACCATAAGTACAACGCCGAAGAATTTTTAAAGCAACTCCCTGGTGACCGCATAAGCTATGCACATATCGCCGGGCACTATAACGAAGCTGAAGACATTATTATTGATTCTCATGGCGCTAAGGTCATTGACCCCGTATGGCAGTTACTGGACACAGCCTACGAACATTTCGGTGTACTCCCTACATTATTAGAACGTGATTTTAATATTCCACCTCTGGCCGACCTACTCGAAGAGGTTGACCTTATTCATCAAGCTCAATCACATCATGCCTCTACGCAAAAACATGCAACAGGATAA
- the nth gene encoding endonuclease III: protein MNKVKRLEIFERLNKAIPEPETELNYSSPFELLIAVILSAQATDKGVNKATDKLYPVANTPEAIFNLGEAGLKAYIKTIGLFNTKGSNIIKTCKILMEKHASVVPKTREELEALPGVGRKTANVVLNTAFGVPTIAVDTHIFRVSNRTKIARGKNVLEVERQLEKHVPTSFKLDAHHLLILHGRYTCIARKPRCGSCVIEDLCEFNKKTSD from the coding sequence ATGAATAAAGTCAAACGCCTTGAAATCTTTGAACGACTCAATAAAGCCATCCCAGAACCAGAAACAGAGCTCAATTACTCGTCACCTTTTGAACTTCTAATTGCCGTCATTCTATCCGCACAAGCAACCGATAAAGGCGTCAATAAAGCGACCGACAAACTTTATCCAGTAGCGAACACACCCGAGGCCATTTTTAACCTTGGTGAAGCTGGCCTCAAAGCGTATATAAAGACTATTGGACTGTTTAACACCAAAGGTAGCAACATCATCAAGACCTGTAAAATTTTGATGGAAAAGCACGCTAGTGTCGTTCCCAAAACACGCGAAGAACTCGAAGCATTACCTGGCGTTGGGCGAAAAACGGCAAATGTCGTTTTAAATACAGCTTTCGGTGTACCTACCATCGCTGTCGACACACATATTTTCAGAGTGAGTAATCGCACCAAAATTGCCCGTGGAAAAAACGTATTAGAGGTTGAGCGCCAGCTAGAGAAACACGTACCGACCTCGTTCAAACTTGATGCACACCATCTATTAATTCTACATGGCCGATACACCTGTATTGCTCGCAAACCGCGCTGTGGCTCATGCGTGATTGAAGACTTGTGTGAGTTTAATAAAAAAACCAGTGATTAA
- the yrfG gene encoding GMP/IMP nucleotidase: MIDWSEIETVLLDMDGTLLDLRFDNHFWQRVVPEYFASRENISFDDAVKHLEPIFKAQEGLLNWYCLDYWSEELGLDIAQLKVETQEFIKELPHTRDFLKALKVSGKRCVLVTNAHADSLSIKMQKTGLVEFFDAIVSAHDFGYPKEQQSFWQAFHQLEQFDKSKTVMVDDSLSVLKAADIFGIKYIVAITKPDSSEPPRIVHDFTAVEHLGEIKP, translated from the coding sequence ATGATTGATTGGTCGGAAATAGAAACTGTACTATTGGATATGGATGGCACGCTGTTGGATTTGAGGTTCGATAACCATTTCTGGCAACGTGTTGTGCCTGAATATTTTGCGAGCAGGGAAAATATTTCATTTGACGATGCAGTAAAGCACTTAGAGCCTATTTTTAAAGCGCAAGAAGGCTTGTTGAATTGGTATTGTTTAGACTATTGGAGTGAGGAATTAGGGCTTGATATTGCCCAGTTGAAAGTCGAAACGCAGGAGTTTATAAAAGAGCTGCCGCATACACGTGATTTCTTAAAAGCGCTAAAAGTGTCTGGCAAGCGGTGTGTGTTAGTGACGAATGCACACGCCGATAGTTTGAGCATAAAAATGCAGAAGACGGGCTTAGTGGAATTCTTTGACGCGATAGTATCGGCACATGACTTTGGATACCCCAAGGAGCAACAAAGTTTTTGGCAGGCGTTTCATCAACTGGAACAATTTGATAAATCCAAGACGGTGATGGTGGATGATAGTTTAAGTGTTCTTAAAGCCGCTGATATTTTCGGTATTAAATATATAGTGGCGATAACAAAACCTGACAGCAGCGAACCACCGCGTATAGTGCATGACTTTACGGCGGTTGAACACTTAGGTGAAATTAAGCCCTAG
- the rhlB gene encoding ATP-dependent RNA helicase RhlB, with protein sequence MSETHLTDTKFSSLGLAASLIKGLDEANFIKCTPIQEQTLPISLTGKDVAGQAQTGTGKTIAFLLATYHTLLSKKAADNKSGVRALILAPTRELAIQIANDAKIIGKHTDIKVGLAYGGTDYEKQRKTIEDGVDILIGTPGRTIDFFKQKVFNLRNADVLVLDEADRMFDLGFINDIRYLLRRLPQPEKRLNLLFSATLSFKVTELAYEHMNNPEMVRIEPEQITAKQVVESIYYPADDEKIPLLIQILTNEKPERGIIFINTKHNADRLNRYLEGNDFDNAVLSGDVPQKKRQAILNRFQEGKLPLLIATDVAARGLHIPAVSHVFNFDLPQDAEDYVHRIGRTARSGASGKAISFACETYAYSLPDIEAYISHKIPFENIDGASLPDIKPAIKRAYKPATNKRNSKPRANQKPHSHKRK encoded by the coding sequence ATGTCTGAAACTCATTTAACCGACACCAAATTTTCATCACTTGGCTTAGCCGCATCCCTTATAAAAGGATTAGATGAAGCTAACTTTATAAAATGTACGCCAATTCAAGAACAAACGTTACCGATTAGTTTGACGGGTAAAGACGTAGCAGGCCAAGCTCAAACGGGCACAGGGAAAACCATTGCTTTTTTACTGGCCACTTACCATACGCTCTTAAGTAAAAAGGCCGCGGATAATAAATCAGGCGTGCGCGCACTGATTCTTGCCCCAACACGAGAGCTGGCCATCCAAATTGCTAATGATGCAAAAATCATCGGCAAGCACACCGACATTAAAGTTGGCCTAGCATACGGTGGCACCGATTATGAAAAGCAGCGTAAGACTATTGAAGACGGCGTTGATATTTTAATAGGCACTCCAGGAAGAACGATCGATTTTTTTAAACAGAAAGTTTTTAACTTAAGAAACGCAGACGTGCTCGTACTGGATGAAGCCGACAGGATGTTTGACCTCGGTTTTATAAATGATATTAGGTACTTATTGCGCAGACTCCCCCAGCCTGAGAAACGCCTTAACCTGCTCTTTTCCGCAACACTCTCCTTCAAAGTCACTGAGCTGGCTTATGAGCACATGAACAATCCCGAAATGGTGCGTATCGAGCCAGAACAAATCACCGCTAAGCAAGTTGTCGAATCCATTTATTACCCAGCTGATGATGAAAAAATCCCTCTGCTTATTCAAATACTTACCAATGAAAAGCCTGAAAGGGGAATCATTTTCATCAACACAAAGCACAATGCAGACCGATTGAACCGTTATTTAGAAGGCAATGATTTTGATAACGCTGTTTTGTCAGGGGACGTACCTCAAAAGAAACGCCAAGCGATTCTTAATCGCTTTCAAGAGGGCAAACTGCCCTTATTAATCGCCACCGATGTAGCGGCGCGCGGCTTACATATTCCTGCCGTTAGCCATGTGTTTAATTTTGATTTGCCTCAAGACGCTGAAGATTATGTACATCGAATTGGTAGAACAGCGCGTTCCGGCGCAAGTGGTAAAGCCATTAGTTTTGCTTGTGAAACATACGCCTATTCATTACCTGATATTGAAGCCTATATCTCACATAAAATCCCTTTCGAAAATATTGATGGCGCATCACTGCCTGACATAAAACCGGCCATAAAAAGGGCCTACAAACCGGCTACTAATAAACGCAACTCAAAACCGCGAGCAAACCAAAAGCCTCACTCACATAAACGAAAATAA
- the trxA gene encoding thioredoxin TrxA: protein MVSENVVHTTDDSFEQDVLASDQPVLVDFWAEWCGPCKMVAPILDEIADEYAGKLKVVKLDIDSNPAMPRRFGVRGIPTLMVYKAGEVEATKVGAVTKSQLAAFIDSNI from the coding sequence ATAGTGAGTGAAAATGTAGTTCATACCACCGACGATAGTTTCGAACAGGACGTATTAGCGTCTGATCAACCAGTTTTAGTCGATTTTTGGGCTGAATGGTGTGGTCCTTGTAAAATGGTGGCACCCATTCTTGATGAAATTGCGGATGAATATGCCGGCAAGCTGAAAGTGGTAAAGTTGGATATCGATTCAAACCCAGCCATGCCAAGACGTTTTGGTGTCCGAGGAATCCCAACATTGATGGTATACAAAGCGGGTGAAGTTGAAGCTACTAAAGTAGGTGCAGTGACTAAATCACAATTAGCAGCGTTTATAGATAGCAACATATAA
- the rho gene encoding transcription termination factor Rho has translation MNLTELKRKPAAEILEIAKELGVDNTGRSLKQTTVFQILKKVAKRGDDVYGDGVLEVLSDGFGFLRSADGSYLAGPDDIYVSPSQIRRFGLRTGDNISGKIRPPKDSERYFALLKVDKLNYEKPEHVKNKIAFKDLTPIFPNQRLTLEIGNGTTEDLTSRVIDLVSPIGKGQRGLIVSPPKAGKTMILQNLAHSIAANNPDSHLIVLLIDERPEEVTEMSRTVKGEVISSTFDEPASRHVQVAEMVIEKAKRMVEHKMDVIILLDSITRLGRAYNTVAPSSGKILTGGVDANALERPKRFFGAARNIEEGGSLTIIATALVETGSRMDDVIYEEFKGTGNMELHLERKIAEKRVYPAINVNRSGTRREEYIVDADILQKTWILRKILNPMDEMGAIEFLLERFKKTKTNGEFFDSMKR, from the coding sequence ATGAACCTAACTGAACTGAAGCGCAAACCCGCAGCTGAAATCCTTGAAATTGCGAAAGAACTCGGCGTTGATAACACCGGGCGATCATTAAAACAAACCACTGTATTCCAAATCCTTAAAAAAGTAGCTAAAAGAGGCGATGACGTTTATGGCGATGGAGTTCTTGAAGTGTTGTCGGATGGGTTTGGTTTCTTACGTTCTGCAGACGGCTCGTATTTAGCGGGGCCCGATGATATATATGTCTCACCGAGTCAGATCCGTCGATTTGGCTTAAGGACTGGCGATAACATTTCAGGCAAAATTCGCCCCCCTAAAGACAGTGAGCGTTATTTTGCATTATTAAAAGTCGATAAGCTTAATTACGAAAAGCCCGAGCACGTAAAAAATAAAATTGCGTTTAAGGATTTAACACCTATTTTTCCAAATCAGCGTTTAACTCTTGAAATAGGGAATGGTACGACCGAAGATTTAACGTCTCGCGTGATTGATTTGGTGTCGCCGATTGGTAAAGGCCAGCGTGGCCTAATTGTGTCGCCACCTAAAGCGGGTAAAACAATGATTCTGCAAAATTTGGCGCATTCTATTGCGGCCAATAACCCAGATAGTCATTTGATTGTTTTGTTGATTGATGAGCGGCCTGAAGAGGTGACAGAAATGTCGCGCACGGTTAAGGGTGAAGTGATTTCAAGTACCTTTGATGAGCCAGCGTCTCGACACGTCCAAGTGGCTGAAATGGTGATCGAAAAAGCTAAACGAATGGTTGAGCACAAAATGGATGTCATCATCTTGCTCGATTCTATTACTCGTTTGGGTCGTGCTTATAATACGGTTGCGCCGTCCTCCGGTAAGATTTTAACGGGTGGTGTGGATGCCAATGCGCTTGAACGCCCAAAACGTTTCTTTGGCGCAGCGCGTAATATTGAAGAAGGCGGCAGTTTAACCATTATCGCAACAGCACTGGTTGAAACGGGCTCTCGAATGGATGATGTGATTTACGAAGAGTTTAAAGGCACGGGTAATATGGAGCTGCATCTAGAGCGTAAAATTGCCGAGAAGCGCGTTTACCCAGCGATCAATGTCAACCGTTCTGGCACTCGTCGTGAAGAATATATTGTGGACGCGGATATCTTGCAAAAAACATGGATATTGCGAAAAATTCTTAACCCAATGGATGAAATGGGCGCGATTGAATTCTTATTAGAACGCTTTAAGAAAACGAAAACTAATGGTGAATTCTTTGATTCGATGAAACGCTAG
- the purD gene encoding phosphoribosylamine--glycine ligase has protein sequence MKVLIVGGGGREHALAWKAKQSAQVDLVYVAPGNAGTEQELGIENIDISAEDIEGLLAFAKKKNIELTIIGPEAPLVAGIVDQFNANNLRCFGPTQLAAQLEGSKAYCKDFLARHNIPTAEYQSFTEIEAACDYIRLKGAPIVVKADGLAAGKGVILAQTEQEAIDSVQDMLAGNAFGEAGHRVVIEEFLVGEEASFIVIANGSQALPMASSQDHKARDNGDTGPNTGGMGAYSPAPVVTAQMHQTIMDTIIQPTLDGMIKDGIPYSGFLYAGVMIDSQGIPKVLEYNCRFGDPETQPIMMRLNSDLTELCNAAIDNKLDSINAQWDSRTAVGVVLAAGGYPFDYNKGDIISGIPAETADAKTFHAGTKAQDGNTTTNGGRVLCACALGNSVEDAQIKAYETVGAIYWDNVYFRTDIGHRAISRENEA, from the coding sequence ATGAAAGTATTAATTGTAGGTGGTGGCGGACGCGAACACGCGCTTGCTTGGAAAGCCAAACAATCAGCACAGGTTGATCTTGTTTACGTTGCCCCAGGCAATGCTGGAACAGAACAAGAACTCGGCATCGAAAACATCGACATCTCTGCCGAAGATATCGAAGGCTTATTGGCGTTTGCTAAAAAGAAAAATATTGAGCTCACTATCATTGGCCCTGAAGCGCCATTGGTTGCCGGCATTGTTGACCAATTTAACGCAAATAACTTACGCTGCTTTGGCCCCACACAATTGGCCGCTCAACTTGAAGGCTCAAAAGCGTATTGCAAAGACTTTTTAGCTCGTCATAACATTCCTACGGCTGAATACCAAAGCTTCACTGAGATCGAAGCAGCTTGCGATTACATTCGTTTAAAAGGCGCGCCTATTGTTGTAAAAGCGGATGGTTTAGCTGCTGGCAAAGGCGTTATTCTTGCTCAAACAGAACAAGAAGCTATCGACTCCGTACAAGATATGTTGGCAGGAAATGCCTTTGGCGAAGCGGGACACCGTGTTGTTATTGAAGAATTTTTAGTTGGTGAAGAAGCCAGCTTTATTGTCATTGCTAACGGCAGTCAAGCCTTGCCAATGGCCTCATCGCAAGACCATAAAGCACGTGACAATGGCGACACCGGCCCTAATACCGGCGGTATGGGTGCTTATTCTCCAGCGCCTGTTGTCACTGCTCAAATGCACCAAACCATTATGGATACCATCATTCAGCCGACTTTGGATGGCATGATTAAGGACGGCATCCCCTACTCAGGTTTTTTATATGCCGGCGTGATGATTGACTCACAAGGCATCCCTAAAGTGCTGGAATATAATTGCCGTTTTGGTGACCCAGAAACACAGCCCATCATGATGCGCTTAAACAGCGACTTAACGGAATTATGCAACGCCGCGATTGATAACAAACTCGATAGCATTAATGCACAGTGGGATTCTCGTACTGCCGTAGGTGTTGTATTAGCCGCAGGTGGTTACCCTTTCGACTACAACAAAGGCGATATCATTAGCGGCATTCCAGCTGAAACAGCCGATGCAAAAACATTCCATGCTGGCACTAAAGCACAAGATGGCAATACCACCACCAATGGCGGTCGTGTATTGTGCGCTTGCGCATTAGGCAATAGCGTAGAAGACGCGCAGATAAAAGCCTATGAAACTGTCGGCGCTATTTATTGGGATAATGTATATTTTCGCACCGATATTGGCCACCGTGCCATTTCACGTGAAAACGAAGCATGA
- the purH gene encoding bifunctional phosphoribosylaminoimidazolecarboxamide formyltransferase/IMP cyclohydrolase has translation MSNKITRALVSVSDKSGIIEFCQQLNELDVEIISTGGTAKLLQENNIPVIEISDYTGFPEMMDGRVKTLHPKVHGGILGRRDIDQAVMQDNDINPIDLVVVNLYPFQQTVANPDCDLATAIENIDIGGPTMIRAAAKNHKDVTIIVDPNDYQQTIDAIKATGGVDDAKRFNFAVKTFEHTAQYDGAIANYLGSIQENGEKAAFSRTINLQFKQKQVMRYGENPHQQAAFFTEESTPSGTISSAVQHQGKELSYNNIADTDAALECVKQFDHAPACVIVKHANPCGVALGDNILEAYNRAYQTDPESAFGGIIAFNRPLDLETAEAITERQFVEVIIAPGINDDALAVIANKKNLRLLDSGTWENSTPARHDFKRVNGGLLVQTIDNEIYSDLTVVTKRQPTEQEMQDLLFTWQVAKFVKSNAIIYGKNNMTIGVGAGQMSRVNSARIAGIKAEQAGLEVTGSVMASDAFFPFRDGLDNAAAAGIRAVIQPGGSMRDEEVIQAADEHDIAMVFTAMRHFRH, from the coding sequence ATGAGCAACAAAATCACCCGCGCCCTCGTCAGCGTTTCCGATAAATCCGGCATTATTGAGTTTTGCCAGCAACTTAACGAGTTAGACGTTGAAATTATTTCAACCGGTGGTACTGCCAAGTTACTGCAAGAGAACAACATACCTGTGATTGAGATTAGCGATTACACCGGCTTCCCAGAGATGATGGACGGTCGCGTCAAGACATTACACCCTAAGGTACACGGCGGCATTTTAGGTCGTCGCGATATTGACCAAGCTGTTATGCAAGACAACGACATCAACCCCATCGACTTGGTTGTTGTTAATTTATACCCGTTCCAACAAACCGTCGCCAACCCTGATTGCGACCTTGCCACGGCCATTGAAAATATTGATATTGGCGGTCCAACAATGATTAGAGCCGCAGCAAAAAATCACAAGGACGTCACCATTATTGTTGACCCAAATGATTACCAACAAACGATCGACGCTATAAAGGCAACAGGCGGTGTTGATGACGCAAAACGCTTTAACTTTGCCGTTAAAACCTTTGAGCATACAGCTCAATATGACGGCGCTATTGCCAACTACCTAGGTAGCATCCAAGAAAATGGTGAAAAAGCCGCTTTCTCCCGTACCATCAACCTGCAATTTAAACAGAAGCAAGTCATGCGTTACGGTGAGAACCCACATCAACAAGCCGCTTTTTTCACCGAAGAGTCAACGCCATCAGGCACAATTTCTTCTGCTGTTCAACACCAAGGTAAAGAGCTGTCCTACAACAACATTGCTGATACGGATGCCGCTTTAGAATGCGTTAAACAGTTTGATCACGCACCTGCTTGCGTGATTGTTAAACACGCAAACCCTTGTGGCGTTGCCTTAGGCGACAATATTTTAGAGGCCTATAACCGCGCCTATCAAACAGACCCTGAGTCTGCATTTGGCGGTATTATCGCCTTTAACCGCCCATTAGACCTCGAAACAGCCGAAGCGATTACCGAACGCCAGTTCGTTGAAGTGATTATCGCACCAGGCATCAACGACGACGCCCTTGCCGTTATTGCCAATAAAAAGAACCTTCGCCTACTCGATAGCGGCACATGGGAAAACAGCACGCCTGCTCGTCATGACTTTAAACGCGTTAACGGCGGCTTACTCGTACAAACCATTGATAACGAAATTTATTCTGATTTAACGGTTGTTACTAAACGCCAACCGACCGAACAAGAAATGCAAGATTTGCTGTTCACATGGCAAGTCGCTAAATTTGTTAAATCTAACGCCATTATTTACGGTAAAAATAACATGACCATTGGCGTTGGCGCTGGCCAAATGAGCCGCGTTAATTCAGCAAGAATCGCCGGCATTAAAGCCGAGCAAGCAGGCCTTGAAGTGACCGGTTCTGTGATGGCATCCGACGCTTTCTTCCCATTCAGGGACGGGCTAGATAATGCCGCCGCAGCCGGTATTCGCGCCGTTATCCAACCGGGCGGCTCCATGCGTGATGAAGAAGTGATTCAGGCCGCCGATGAACACGACATTGCCATGGTCTTTACCGCCATGCGTCACTTTAGACACTAA
- the fis gene encoding DNA-binding transcriptional regulator Fis, translating into MSLDNQKQPLCQQVTQALENYFAQLDGQDVVNLHALVISEVEKPLLEAVLNHTKSNQSKAAKMLGLSRGTLRKKLAGYELDI; encoded by the coding sequence ATGAGTTTAGATAACCAAAAACAACCGCTATGTCAGCAAGTAACTCAGGCCTTAGAGAACTACTTCGCTCAACTTGACGGACAGGACGTAGTAAACCTACACGCTTTAGTCATCAGTGAAGTTGAAAAGCCCTTACTTGAGGCGGTTCTTAACCATACAAAATCCAACCAATCCAAAGCGGCCAAAATGCTTGGTTTAAGCCGTGGCACACTCAGAAAAAAACTAGCCGGTTACGAACTCGATATTTAA
- the dusB gene encoding tRNA dihydrouridine synthase DusB → MKIGPYTLSNNLILSPMAGITDRPFRQICRELGAGLAVSEMTASNPALRKHRRTLLKLDHTGEDEPRSVQIVGTSPEQMAEAAAFNQANGAQIIDINMGCPAKKVCNVAAGSALLRDEPLVKEILEAVVRAVNIPVTLKIRTGWDPLSRNAPTIAKIAEQAGIQALAIHGRTRACKYNGNAEFDTIKLVKKSIGIPVFANGDITTPQRALEVLNHTNADGLLIGRGAQGRPWIFREIDHFLKTGETLAAPSTDEVKHIITQHIIQLHQFYGDIMGVRIARKHIAWYFKQLDASLLPLVKESFSLQEPQQQLAFMDKIFHALTKTTHRAA, encoded by the coding sequence ATGAAAATCGGCCCTTACACATTAAGCAATAATTTGATTTTGTCTCCCATGGCAGGCATTACCGACCGTCCTTTTCGTCAAATCTGTCGTGAATTAGGGGCTGGCCTAGCTGTTTCCGAAATGACGGCTTCTAACCCCGCATTACGGAAACACAGACGCACATTATTAAAGCTAGACCACACCGGTGAAGACGAACCTCGTTCAGTACAAATAGTTGGCACAAGCCCTGAACAAATGGCCGAGGCCGCAGCATTCAATCAAGCCAACGGCGCCCAAATTATTGATATCAATATGGGTTGCCCGGCCAAAAAAGTATGCAACGTCGCGGCGGGGTCCGCTCTACTGAGAGATGAGCCACTGGTTAAAGAAATTTTGGAAGCCGTGGTGCGTGCGGTCAATATCCCTGTAACGCTAAAAATAAGAACCGGCTGGGACCCACTCAGCAGAAATGCGCCAACGATTGCTAAAATCGCCGAACAAGCCGGCATCCAAGCTCTCGCCATTCATGGCCGAACCCGAGCCTGTAAATACAACGGAAACGCCGAGTTCGATACCATTAAGCTCGTCAAAAAATCTATTGGCATCCCTGTGTTTGCCAATGGCGACATTACCACACCTCAAAGGGCGCTAGAGGTCTTGAATCACACCAATGCCGACGGACTATTAATTGGCCGAGGGGCTCAGGGGCGCCCGTGGATTTTTAGAGAAATCGACCACTTTCTCAAGACCGGCGAAACCTTAGCCGCACCGAGCACTGATGAAGTAAAACACATTATTACCCAACATATTATTCAGCTTCATCAGTTTTATGGTGATATTATGGGTGTCAGAATTGCTAGAAAACACATTGCTTGGTACTTTAAACAGTTGGACGCATCGCTATTGCCTCTTGTTAAAGAAAGTTTTTCGTTGCAAGAACCTCAACAACAATTAGCTTTTATGGATAAAATTTTTCATGCACTTACAAAAACAACACACCGGGCAGCATGA